The following are encoded in a window of Roseimaritima ulvae genomic DNA:
- a CDS encoding LTA synthase family protein: MRKVPVFITSLEAQFENLRAWGFLVMVGLMGQLIWLYQNSGQLPAVATARDYMRFAVTAVRYDIEATTYLLLPWFVFASLLVFVPSCRSTLTKLRRWTVVSLGFLLPVLAFANAVYYQTFQDVFDEFLFDFSDGNASDVIGIAYHELGLVSKSVISLCLGTGLWWVYTRRIERPVELSTRTQRMFQHRFAQIMTSALIIAVVAVALRGRIGKRPLQRTDCAVTSYRILNLGTLHPVTNLKDAWKSRKVRQEYFAEHRRVPPAKLRAHLAALAEVNKVAARESVPSMAVPVVAPVAGLAFQAPSWQRTAAGAPNGPPEHVFVLFMESYDSWPFLEPYRELGLVNNGRQFGEQGHLLLNYVPGANSSLLSSLVCLQGLYDTYRERQECLPTSIVSIFQRLGYRTRSINSFPSEWGDSERIARQQGFDEIYCTADIKPGGDTNNMQIHDRTLFEFVAERLAYDEPTISFIRSSSYHGPFEVDLAAEGCELGPLPESICQLGVNDEDNLRLAYGTLKYSDKMMGEFVRKMIARYPNSLFVITGDHYGRHFPTINPPPYEGCSVPLILYGPKVLAGTSIPDNMAASHADLPATLAELCAPRGFSYLSLGKSVLAPCQDPVGVGEDHVIFSDAMVSLRTPAQCVRAPWWDGKPLSSAQAEAIIQKAREIHDAYHKVGYMLARRSLEAAAERIATRDQAADRY; this comes from the coding sequence ATGCGGAAGGTACCCGTTTTCATTACGTCGCTGGAAGCGCAGTTTGAGAACCTGCGGGCGTGGGGGTTTTTGGTGATGGTCGGGCTGATGGGGCAACTGATTTGGTTGTACCAAAACAGTGGCCAGCTTCCCGCGGTGGCCACCGCCAGGGACTACATGCGGTTTGCCGTGACCGCCGTGCGGTATGACATCGAGGCGACCACCTATCTGCTGTTGCCATGGTTTGTGTTCGCCAGCTTGCTGGTCTTTGTGCCCTCCTGTCGCTCCACGCTGACCAAACTGCGTCGCTGGACCGTCGTCAGCTTGGGCTTCCTGCTACCGGTCTTGGCGTTTGCCAACGCGGTCTATTACCAGACCTTCCAGGATGTGTTCGACGAGTTCTTGTTTGATTTTTCCGATGGCAACGCGTCGGACGTGATCGGGATTGCCTATCACGAACTGGGGTTGGTTTCGAAATCCGTGATCAGTCTGTGTCTGGGGACGGGTCTGTGGTGGGTCTACACCCGCCGGATCGAGCGACCGGTTGAGTTATCGACGCGGACCCAGCGGATGTTCCAACATCGCTTCGCCCAGATCATGACTTCGGCGCTGATCATCGCTGTGGTGGCCGTGGCCCTGCGCGGACGGATCGGCAAGCGACCGCTGCAGCGTACCGACTGTGCCGTGACCTCGTACCGAATTTTGAATCTGGGAACGCTGCATCCGGTAACCAACCTCAAGGACGCCTGGAAATCCAGAAAGGTCAGGCAGGAGTATTTCGCCGAACACCGCCGGGTACCGCCAGCCAAGTTGCGTGCTCACCTTGCCGCCTTGGCGGAGGTGAACAAGGTAGCGGCGAGGGAATCCGTTCCGTCCATGGCCGTGCCGGTCGTTGCCCCGGTCGCAGGTTTAGCGTTTCAGGCGCCGAGCTGGCAGCGCACCGCCGCCGGTGCACCCAACGGCCCGCCCGAGCACGTTTTTGTGCTGTTTATGGAAAGCTATGACTCCTGGCCGTTCCTGGAGCCCTACCGGGAACTGGGGTTGGTGAACAACGGGCGGCAGTTCGGCGAGCAAGGGCATCTGTTGTTGAACTATGTGCCGGGCGCCAATTCGTCGTTGCTGTCTTCGTTGGTCTGTTTGCAGGGTCTTTACGATACCTACCGCGAGCGGCAAGAGTGTTTGCCGACATCGATCGTCAGTATCTTTCAACGGCTCGGCTACCGCACGCGAAGCATCAATAGTTTTCCCAGCGAGTGGGGCGATTCGGAGCGTATCGCACGCCAACAAGGGTTCGATGAAATCTATTGCACCGCGGACATCAAGCCGGGGGGCGACACCAATAACATGCAGATCCACGACCGCACGCTGTTCGAATTTGTTGCTGAGCGGCTGGCCTATGACGAACCCACGATTAGCTTTATTCGCAGCAGCAGCTACCACGGGCCGTTTGAAGTGGATTTGGCGGCCGAGGGATGTGAGCTGGGGCCGTTGCCGGAGTCCATTTGTCAGCTGGGCGTTAACGACGAAGACAACTTGCGGCTGGCTTATGGAACGCTGAAGTACAGCGATAAAATGATGGGCGAATTTGTCCGCAAGATGATCGCGCGATACCCCAACAGCCTGTTTGTAATCACCGGCGACCACTACGGACGACACTTCCCGACGATCAATCCGCCACCTTATGAAGGCTGTTCGGTGCCCCTGATTTTGTATGGGCCGAAAGTGCTGGCTGGCACGTCGATTCCGGACAACATGGCTGCCAGTCACGCCGACTTGCCGGCCACGCTGGCTGAGCTGTGCGCGCCTCGCGGGTTTTCTTATTTAAGTCTAGGGAAGTCGGTGCTGGCGCCTTGTCAGGATCCGGTTGGTGTGGGCGAAGACCATGTCATCTTCTCCGATGCGATGGTTTCACTTCGCACCCCGGCGCAGTGCGTGAGAGCTCCGTGGTGGGACGGCAAACCGCTGAGCAGTGCCCAGGCGGAGGCGATCATCCAGAAGGCACGCGAGATCCATGATGCCTATCACAAGGTCGGCTACATGTTGGCCCGCCGCTCGCTCGAAGCCGCTGCAGAGCGGATCGCTACGAGGGATCAAGCGGCCGATCGCTATTAG
- a CDS encoding sulfatase family protein, protein MWSLLKCYAAVAWMCFLMVGTATAADTPNIVIMLADDMGFGELQCLNPDRGKIPTPQLDAIAAAGIVFTDAHSGSSVCTPTRYGLMTGRYAWRTRLQSGVLTGGKSLIAEDRLTLAEMLSAQGYHTAIVGKWHLGMLFDGKHIKGQVDVGARVTHGPLDRGGFDEFHGFHHARQIRTWVDNDRVTADIDAVEMLPRLTAAAVDYVARRAADKQPFFLYVPWSSPHSPVVPSADWQGRSGLNKHADFVMQTDDSFGQVMQALIDGGLAENTIVICSSDNGTSAPTSNLKQLQSMGHYPSGQLRGSKADIWDGGHRVPFLVRWPAVVKPGSRCDSLVCLTDVMRTMAEVLQVDLPVDAAEDSHSFLPALKGSPDHSRQDVIHHSVSGYFAIRRGDWKLNLCPDSGGWTAPKPSAAKWKQYRREGRPLVQLYDMSDDMGEQTNLANQHGDTVASLRALLDDQVNRGRSTPGPERSNDVEVVIDKRPKGKS, encoded by the coding sequence ATGTGGAGCTTGCTAAAATGCTACGCCGCAGTGGCGTGGATGTGTTTTCTGATGGTTGGGACAGCCACCGCCGCCGACACGCCCAACATCGTGATCATGCTGGCCGATGATATGGGGTTTGGCGAACTGCAGTGCCTGAACCCGGATCGTGGCAAGATCCCCACACCGCAGCTCGATGCGATCGCCGCGGCTGGGATAGTGTTTACCGATGCGCATAGCGGTTCATCGGTCTGTACGCCCACCCGCTACGGATTGATGACCGGGCGGTATGCTTGGCGGACGCGGTTGCAATCGGGCGTGCTGACCGGCGGCAAGTCGTTGATCGCAGAAGATCGTTTGACGTTGGCAGAAATGCTTTCCGCACAGGGCTACCACACGGCGATCGTGGGCAAGTGGCATCTGGGGATGCTGTTCGACGGCAAACACATCAAGGGCCAAGTCGACGTGGGCGCTCGCGTTACCCACGGGCCGCTGGACCGCGGCGGTTTTGATGAATTCCATGGCTTCCATCACGCTCGCCAAATTCGCACCTGGGTCGATAATGATCGCGTCACGGCAGACATCGATGCCGTCGAAATGTTGCCGCGGTTAACGGCGGCGGCGGTTGACTATGTCGCTCGCCGCGCGGCCGACAAGCAGCCGTTTTTTCTGTACGTGCCCTGGAGTTCGCCGCACAGCCCGGTCGTGCCCAGCGCCGATTGGCAGGGCCGCAGCGGACTGAACAAACATGCTGATTTTGTCATGCAAACCGACGACAGTTTTGGTCAGGTCATGCAAGCGCTCATCGACGGCGGGCTGGCCGAAAACACGATCGTAATTTGCAGTTCCGATAACGGTACCTCAGCGCCGACGTCGAACCTCAAGCAATTGCAATCCATGGGGCACTACCCCAGCGGCCAGCTGCGCGGTTCCAAAGCGGATATCTGGGACGGCGGCCACCGCGTTCCCTTCCTGGTCCGGTGGCCGGCGGTCGTTAAGCCGGGCTCGCGTTGTGATTCCCTGGTTTGTTTGACCGACGTGATGCGGACGATGGCCGAGGTGTTGCAAGTCGATCTGCCGGTCGACGCCGCAGAAGACAGTCACAGCTTTTTGCCGGCGCTAAAGGGATCCCCGGACCACAGTCGCCAGGACGTGATCCATCATTCGGTCAGCGGTTATTTTGCCATCCGTCGGGGCGACTGGAAATTGAATCTGTGCCCCGATTCGGGTGGTTGGACGGCGCCCAAGCCTTCGGCTGCGAAGTGGAAGCAGTATCGACGCGAGGGTCGGCCTTTGGTGCAGCTGTATGATATGTCGGACGACATGGGCGAACAAACCAATCTGGCAAACCAGCACGGCGATACCGTGGCGTCGCTGCGGGCCCTGCTGGATGACCAAGTGAATCGAGGCCGCAGTACGCCCGGACCGGAACGCAGCAATGACGTGGAAGTCGTGATCGACAAACGTCCGAAAGGTAAATCATGA
- the fae gene encoding formaldehyde-activating enzyme, producing the protein MSDRIILRTGEALVAGGPPFTAAEPEVVIGELDGPVGTALATLTGDQTKGHSKVFAILNTDIQVRPVTLCVSKVTVNNSRYTNILMGTVQAAIANGVLDAVRAGDLPKEKANDLGIICSVWLNPGVIDDDNLDHKALFEIHRKAMAQAIHKAMASEPSIDWLLENQDKITHKYYQMGLDGKI; encoded by the coding sequence ATGTCTGATCGCATCATTCTCCGTACCGGCGAAGCTCTTGTGGCCGGTGGGCCTCCGTTTACCGCCGCCGAACCCGAAGTCGTCATCGGTGAACTTGATGGCCCCGTCGGCACCGCTCTGGCCACGCTGACCGGAGACCAAACCAAGGGACACTCCAAAGTCTTCGCGATCCTGAATACCGACATCCAGGTCCGTCCCGTCACGCTGTGTGTCAGCAAGGTGACCGTCAACAACAGCCGCTACACCAACATCCTGATGGGGACCGTGCAGGCGGCCATCGCCAATGGTGTGCTGGACGCCGTCAGGGCAGGGGACTTGCCCAAAGAGAAAGCCAACGACCTGGGCATCATCTGCAGCGTGTGGCTGAACCCCGGCGTGATCGACGACGATAACCTGGACCACAAAGCCCTGTTCGAGATCCATCGCAAAGCCATGGCGCAAGCGATTCACAAAGCCATGGCGAGTGAGCCCTCGATCGACTGGTTGCTGGAAAACCAAGACAAGATCACTCACAAGTACTACCAGATGGGCTTGGACGGCAAAATCTAG
- a CDS encoding alanine racemase, whose product MAFPVQPLAPAQGLGGPPNASHEAPFRAACSGVVPLFARLEPWMLELFADRRLFACIDRYGSPLNVLSAAPLQRNLLRLQAVAEARQLDFRAFYAHKANKCSRLLDTIRDIDAGVDTASLSELTEALNAGVAPQRIICTAAIKNAELLATCVRHRVTVAIDNADELLALQAIAAANRQPANVAFRVSGFRGPDNGPKLRSRFGIDIEQLPTFVDRFWPPGHCNPVNIVGLHFHLHGGSAPQRVAAVNQLLPWIDRLREQAHPITFMDIGGGLPINYQTSPSQWTRFWQEHERALLEKRDEITRNNHGLGRMAVEGRIHGRANVYPLHDGPLHADWLASILDARVADATNGTSLAAALARRGLQLRCEPGRSALDGCGVTVARVEYHKCHADGYSLLGLAMNRTQCRTTDDELMVDPILLRNPQTRSAPISQPSDNQATEGYLVGATCTECESILLRRMRFPSGVARGDLLVFPNTAGYWMHMMESRSHQIPLAQNLFVTPQGTELGLQRRDAPG is encoded by the coding sequence ATGGCCTTTCCTGTCCAACCGCTGGCCCCCGCCCAAGGGCTCGGCGGACCGCCAAACGCCAGCCACGAAGCCCCGTTCCGCGCTGCCTGCAGCGGGGTCGTGCCGCTGTTCGCCCGACTCGAACCGTGGATGCTGGAACTGTTCGCCGACCGCCGGCTATTCGCCTGTATCGATCGTTATGGCTCGCCCCTGAACGTGCTGAGCGCCGCGCCGCTGCAACGCAACCTCCTCCGCTTGCAGGCCGTCGCCGAGGCCCGCCAATTGGACTTTCGAGCCTTCTACGCGCATAAGGCCAACAAGTGCTCGCGGCTGCTGGACACGATTCGCGACATCGACGCCGGCGTCGACACAGCCAGTCTGAGCGAGCTGACCGAAGCGCTGAACGCCGGCGTGGCCCCGCAACGCATCATTTGCACCGCGGCGATCAAAAACGCGGAACTGTTGGCCACCTGCGTCCGTCACCGTGTGACCGTGGCGATCGATAATGCCGATGAATTGCTGGCCCTGCAAGCCATCGCCGCGGCGAATCGGCAGCCAGCTAACGTGGCGTTCCGCGTCAGCGGATTCCGCGGCCCCGATAACGGCCCCAAATTGCGGTCACGATTCGGCATCGACATCGAACAACTGCCAACCTTCGTGGATCGCTTCTGGCCTCCCGGTCACTGCAATCCCGTCAACATCGTCGGCCTGCATTTTCACTTACACGGTGGCTCGGCGCCGCAGCGCGTCGCCGCGGTCAACCAACTGCTGCCCTGGATCGACCGGCTGCGCGAGCAAGCCCACCCGATCACCTTTATGGACATCGGTGGCGGTTTGCCGATCAACTACCAAACTTCCCCTTCACAATGGACACGGTTCTGGCAGGAACATGAACGGGCGCTGTTGGAAAAACGTGACGAGATCACGCGCAACAATCATGGCCTGGGCCGGATGGCCGTGGAGGGACGCATCCACGGCCGTGCAAATGTGTACCCGCTGCACGACGGGCCCCTGCACGCCGATTGGCTGGCGAGCATTTTAGATGCGCGGGTTGCCGATGCGACGAATGGAACGTCGCTGGCCGCGGCGCTCGCCCGCCGCGGACTGCAACTGCGCTGTGAACCCGGACGCAGCGCACTCGATGGCTGTGGTGTGACGGTGGCCCGCGTCGAGTACCACAAATGTCACGCCGACGGCTACTCCTTGCTGGGGCTGGCGATGAATCGCACGCAATGCCGGACCACCGACGATGAACTGATGGTCGACCCCATCCTGCTGCGAAATCCGCAGACCCGCTCGGCGCCGATCAGCCAGCCCAGCGACAACCAAGCGACCGAGGGCTATCTGGTGGGTGCGACCTGCACCGAATGTGAATCCATCCTGCTGCGACGAATGCGTTTCCCCTCGGGCGTCGCCCGCGGAGACCTGCTGGTGTTTCCCAATACCGCCGGCTACTGGATGCATATGATGGAAAGCCGCTCCCATCAGATTCCCCTGGCTCAAAACCTGTTTGTGACTCCGCAGGGTACCGAACTGGGGCTGCAGCGGCGGGATGCCCCGGGCTAA
- a CDS encoding PQQ-binding-like beta-propeller repeat protein, which produces MNDNMVWACVALLVLVGCSKKTPVEEISVADSGIAISDSAPTYAPSDWPAWRGPTGNGVAVDQPLPTTWNNSTNLKWRSDVPGRGHSSPIVIGDAVVLATAVRADEQQMVLAYDRDDGSERWRTVVHQGGFPSQREVHNKATNANGTVASDGQRLFTVMFNSGKIIATALDLDGNQLWQREVGAFNSKFGYAPSPVLYKSLVIIAADNQGGGYLAGLDAETGELAWRTARGNASSYSSPAVGALGGRDQLLISGDDRVASYDPASGEELWSTPCLAEATCGTVVIAGDRAFASGGYPDKETVCLSPDGEKLWSNNTKLYEPSLVAANGLLFGVSDDGIATCWSADDGQRMWRKRLGGNFSSSPVVCNANVYVANLSGECFVFAADGDGLQVVATNRLGDDCYASPAVSDGELFFRVGIGAGNQRKEQLVCVAEE; this is translated from the coding sequence ATGAATGATAATATGGTATGGGCGTGTGTCGCGCTGCTGGTACTCGTCGGGTGCAGCAAGAAAACGCCCGTGGAGGAGATTTCGGTGGCCGACAGCGGGATTGCGATCTCCGATTCGGCGCCGACGTACGCTCCGTCCGATTGGCCGGCGTGGCGGGGACCGACTGGCAACGGAGTGGCCGTCGATCAACCGTTACCGACAACTTGGAACAACAGCACCAACCTCAAGTGGCGCAGCGACGTACCCGGCCGCGGGCACAGCAGTCCCATCGTGATCGGCGACGCCGTGGTGCTGGCCACCGCCGTTCGCGCCGACGAGCAGCAGATGGTGCTGGCGTATGATCGTGACGACGGCAGCGAGCGTTGGCGGACCGTGGTGCATCAAGGCGGCTTTCCGTCACAGCGCGAAGTCCACAACAAGGCCACCAACGCCAATGGCACCGTGGCCAGCGATGGGCAACGATTGTTTACCGTGATGTTTAACAGCGGCAAAATCATCGCCACCGCGTTGGACCTGGACGGCAACCAGCTGTGGCAGCGAGAGGTGGGTGCCTTCAATTCCAAGTTCGGTTACGCTCCGTCGCCCGTGCTGTATAAGTCGTTGGTGATCATTGCGGCCGACAATCAGGGCGGTGGTTATTTGGCGGGGCTCGACGCCGAGACCGGTGAGTTGGCGTGGCGGACGGCTCGTGGCAACGCCAGTAGTTACTCCAGTCCTGCCGTGGGCGCTCTCGGTGGCCGCGACCAACTGTTGATCTCCGGCGACGACCGCGTGGCCAGCTACGATCCGGCTAGCGGCGAAGAGTTGTGGTCGACGCCGTGTCTGGCCGAAGCGACTTGCGGGACGGTTGTCATCGCCGGCGATCGCGCGTTTGCCTCCGGCGGTTATCCCGATAAGGAGACCGTGTGTCTGTCGCCCGATGGAGAGAAGCTGTGGTCAAACAATACGAAACTGTACGAGCCGTCGTTAGTGGCTGCCAACGGATTGCTGTTTGGCGTCAGCGACGACGGTATCGCGACGTGTTGGTCGGCCGATGACGGTCAGCGGATGTGGCGGAAACGGTTGGGAGGCAATTTCAGCAGTTCGCCGGTGGTCTGCAACGCAAACGTGTACGTCGCCAATTTATCGGGCGAGTGTTTTGTGTTTGCCGCTGACGGCGATGGGCTACAGGTGGTCGCCACCAATCGGCTGGGAGACGATTGTTACGCCAGTCCGGCGGTTTCCGATGGTGAGTTGTTTTTTCGCGTCGGCATCGGCGCGGGAAATCAGCGCAAAGAGCAACTGGTCTGCGTGGCGGAGGAGTAA
- a CDS encoding DEAD/DEAH box helicase — translation MSEENTHEQPNLDTAGNGLDTFEMSTTEIVTTPADSLLAQYADPISCDPPSLIVEPAVAEELGVVEQAVVEQPTAEEPVVEPPAAEQPVVEEAVTEQPIIEQPIIEQPVVEEVAVEQPAAEQPVAEEVVAEQPITVEPVVEQPTVEQPVAAKAVAAKPVVEQPEAAKPVAEKTTEGTKEKSSGEQTFRDLALLPEVQQAVAREGYDKPTDIQAQIIPYMLDGRDVLAQSQTGTGKTAAFALPILSRINVQQHAPQVLVLAPTRELAIQVAKSFATYGKDVRDFRTVAIYGGQDYEAQFRALRRGVQVVVGTPGRVIDHVNRGSLDLSQIQCLVLDEADEMLNMGFLEDVQFVLDKTPDERQVALFSATLPGPIRSIAQRYLTDPAKITIKNKTMTADSIRQRAVFVTARDKMDVLTRILEIDQTDGVIVFTKTREATVNVAEQLNRQGFSAVALNGDMPQKVRERTIAQLKSGQLDILVATDVAARGLDVPRISHVFNFDLPHDSESYVHRIGRTGRAGRKGEAIIFLSKTQRGRLRMIERTTKQPIEIIQAPTTKEINLARVERFKQRITDVTADQDLSMFKQIIAEYAEETGKPMDMIAAALAEIAQQGRPFMMKDQPKPKKREREDRNRGDYDNRPQRGGNRPGGRRLGPPAAGMTRYRIEVGDRDGVSPGNIVGAIANEAGIQGNFIGPISIQDSFSTVDLPEGMPRDVYQTLRNTWVSGKQLRIRYVAPEDGDQRPRRTNHQGTRPHHAKSGGHSSGGGHAKKSFSHGKPPFAGKKKKRKNKA, via the coding sequence ATGTCTGAAGAGAATACGCACGAACAACCTAATCTCGACACCGCCGGCAACGGACTCGACACCTTCGAAATGTCGACCACCGAAATCGTGACCACGCCCGCCGACTCGTTGCTAGCCCAATACGCCGACCCGATCTCCTGCGACCCACCATCGTTGATCGTCGAACCAGCCGTCGCCGAAGAACTTGGCGTCGTTGAGCAAGCTGTCGTTGAACAACCCACTGCTGAAGAACCTGTCGTCGAGCCGCCTGCTGCTGAGCAGCCCGTCGTTGAAGAAGCTGTCACCGAACAGCCCATCATCGAACAACCGATCATCGAACAACCTGTCGTCGAAGAAGTTGCTGTCGAGCAACCGGCCGCTGAGCAGCCTGTCGCTGAAGAAGTTGTCGCTGAACAGCCCATTACCGTAGAACCTGTCGTCGAACAGCCCACCGTCGAACAGCCTGTCGCTGCAAAAGCTGTCGCTGCAAAACCTGTCGTCGAGCAACCCGAAGCTGCAAAACCTGTCGCAGAAAAGACAACGGAAGGAACGAAGGAAAAATCGTCGGGCGAGCAGACCTTTCGCGACTTGGCGCTGCTGCCGGAAGTCCAACAAGCGGTCGCCCGAGAAGGCTACGACAAACCCACCGACATCCAAGCCCAGATCATTCCGTACATGCTCGACGGTCGCGACGTGTTGGCTCAATCGCAAACCGGCACGGGGAAAACGGCCGCTTTTGCCTTGCCCATCCTCTCCCGCATCAACGTCCAACAACACGCTCCGCAAGTCCTGGTGCTGGCCCCCACGCGCGAACTGGCAATTCAGGTCGCCAAGTCCTTTGCGACTTACGGCAAAGACGTTCGCGACTTCCGCACCGTAGCGATTTACGGTGGCCAAGATTACGAAGCTCAATTCCGTGCGCTGCGGCGCGGCGTTCAAGTCGTTGTCGGCACGCCCGGTCGCGTGATCGATCACGTCAACCGCGGCTCGTTGGACCTGAGCCAGATTCAATGTTTGGTGCTGGACGAAGCCGACGAGATGCTCAACATGGGCTTCTTGGAAGACGTGCAATTTGTGCTCGACAAAACTCCCGATGAACGGCAGGTCGCCCTGTTCTCGGCAACGCTGCCCGGCCCGATTCGCTCCATCGCTCAGCGTTATCTGACCGATCCGGCCAAGATCACGATCAAGAACAAGACGATGACGGCCGATTCGATTCGGCAGCGGGCCGTGTTTGTCACCGCTCGTGACAAAATGGATGTGCTGACTCGGATCCTGGAAATCGACCAGACCGATGGCGTGATCGTGTTTACCAAGACACGTGAAGCCACGGTCAATGTCGCCGAACAACTGAATCGTCAAGGCTTTTCGGCCGTGGCCCTCAACGGCGACATGCCGCAAAAGGTCCGCGAACGCACGATCGCTCAACTCAAGTCCGGTCAGCTGGATATCTTGGTAGCCACCGACGTCGCCGCGCGCGGTTTGGATGTGCCTCGCATCAGCCACGTGTTTAACTTCGACCTACCTCACGACAGCGAATCGTACGTCCACCGCATCGGCCGCACAGGCCGGGCCGGTCGCAAGGGCGAAGCGATCATTTTCCTGTCCAAGACGCAGCGTGGCCGGTTGCGGATGATCGAACGGACGACCAAACAGCCGATCGAAATCATCCAGGCTCCCACCACCAAAGAAATCAACTTGGCTCGCGTTGAACGCTTTAAACAACGCATCACCGATGTGACGGCCGATCAAGATCTATCGATGTTCAAACAGATCATCGCCGAGTACGCCGAAGAAACCGGCAAGCCGATGGATATGATCGCCGCGGCGTTGGCTGAAATCGCTCAACAGGGGCGGCCCTTCATGATGAAAGACCAACCCAAGCCCAAGAAGCGGGAACGCGAGGACCGCAATCGTGGCGACTACGACAATCGGCCTCAGCGCGGCGGCAATCGCCCCGGTGGACGTCGCCTCGGACCGCCCGCAGCCGGCATGACACGCTACCGCATCGAAGTCGGCGATCGTGACGGTGTTAGCCCCGGCAATATTGTCGGAGCGATCGCCAACGAAGCCGGCATCCAAGGCAACTTCATCGGCCCGATTTCGATTCAGGATTCGTTCAGCACCGTCGACCTGCCCGAAGGCATGCCCCGCGACGTCTACCAGACGCTCCGCAACACCTGGGTCAGTGGCAAGCAACTGCGGATCCGCTACGTCGCTCCTGAAGATGGCGACCAGCGACCGCGCCGCACCAACCACCAAGGCACCCGGCCGCATCACGCCAAAAGCGGCGGCCACAGCAGCGGTGGTGGACACGCCAAAAAATCGTTCAGCCACGGCAAACCCCCGTTCGCCGGCAAAAAGAAAAAACGCAAGAACAAAGCGTAG